A region from the Microcella frigidaquae genome encodes:
- a CDS encoding O-antigen ligase family protein, producing the protein MTWLRDRRVALAALTLFTLLAGDAWRYSVSWYGWGAVVVLIVAGWIAVAVRARVDLRRIPIALGALAALMTASILWSAYPGASALGVTGTLATMLVGVIMAHTLDLAQLVRALGVALRWILGLSLAFELVVAAVLQRPVLPLWVEYEEPFPRAFYWSRALLFEGGRIQGIPGNANLLAFAALLAVIVFGIQLAERRVGSAAGWGWLGAALLTLALTRSSTVLLCGLAAAAMVGVVLLARRLTLRGQYALAGATALALGAVAAGAVAAREPLLALLGRSEDLTGRLDIWAAVIELAQERPVLGWGWVSYWAPWVEPFDDLVVINGVTYLQAHNAWLDVWLQLGAVGLVVFGVLVVTTAARTLGWTIDAPRSAEETPALRLLPTLVLTVLLVHSLAESRLLIEAGLVLLTWLAVASRRHGPPRRGPASVDAARAP; encoded by the coding sequence ATGACGTGGCTCCGCGACCGGCGCGTGGCTCTCGCCGCGCTCACACTGTTCACGTTGCTGGCGGGCGACGCCTGGCGGTACTCGGTGAGCTGGTACGGCTGGGGCGCGGTCGTCGTGCTCATCGTGGCCGGCTGGATCGCCGTCGCGGTGCGGGCCCGGGTGGACCTGCGCCGTATCCCGATCGCGCTGGGCGCGCTCGCGGCACTCATGACCGCATCGATCCTCTGGTCGGCGTATCCGGGCGCCTCGGCACTGGGGGTGACGGGCACCCTCGCGACGATGCTCGTCGGCGTGATCATGGCGCACACGCTCGACCTCGCGCAGCTGGTGCGGGCTCTCGGCGTGGCTCTCCGCTGGATCCTCGGCCTCTCCCTGGCGTTCGAGCTCGTCGTGGCCGCGGTGCTGCAGCGCCCCGTGCTGCCGCTGTGGGTGGAGTACGAGGAGCCCTTCCCCCGCGCGTTCTACTGGTCGCGCGCCCTGCTGTTCGAGGGCGGGCGCATCCAGGGGATCCCCGGCAACGCGAATCTGCTCGCCTTCGCCGCGCTGCTCGCCGTCATCGTGTTCGGCATCCAGCTGGCCGAGCGCCGTGTCGGGTCGGCCGCGGGCTGGGGCTGGCTGGGCGCCGCCCTGCTGACGCTCGCCCTGACCCGGTCCTCCACCGTCCTGCTGTGCGGCCTCGCGGCGGCCGCGATGGTCGGTGTGGTGCTGCTCGCTCGCCGGCTCACCCTGCGCGGGCAGTACGCGCTGGCCGGCGCGACCGCGCTCGCGCTCGGGGCCGTCGCGGCAGGGGCCGTCGCGGCCCGCGAGCCACTGCTCGCCCTCCTGGGGCGCAGCGAGGACCTCACCGGGCGTCTCGACATCTGGGCCGCGGTGATCGAGCTCGCCCAGGAGCGTCCCGTTCTCGGCTGGGGCTGGGTGAGCTACTGGGCGCCCTGGGTCGAACCCTTCGACGACCTCGTCGTCATCAACGGGGTCACCTACCTGCAGGCCCACAACGCGTGGCTCGACGTCTGGCTGCAGCTCGGCGCGGTGGGCCTGGTCGTGTTCGGCGTGCTCGTGGTCACGACGGCGGCGCGCACCCTGGGCTGGACGATCGACGCACCGCGGTCGGCGGAGGAGACCCCCGCACTGCGCCTGCTGCCGACCCTCGTGCTCACCGTTCTGCTCGTGCACAGCCTGGCCGAGTCGCGCCTGCTGATCGAGGCCGGCCTCGTGCTGCTGACCTGGCTCGCGGTCGCGTCGCGCCGCCACGGGCCGCCACGCCGCGGCCCCGCATCCGTCGACGCTGCGAGGGCCCCATGA
- a CDS encoding acyl-CoA dehydrogenase family protein has protein sequence MTFPTLASDFYAFESQLAEHEQRELVRLRTFLETEVKPVVNDYWDRAEFPRQILPGLHAQQVFGNLWEETKAGDFSAVYSGWTALELARVDASVATYVGVQNGLAMGSIGVAGSPEQRAEWLPKLKTGEVIGAFGLTEPLSGSDSAQGLRTTATRDGDHWVLNGAKRWIGNATWSDITIIWAKSTEDGQVKGFIVPTSTPGYTATKIERKQALRIVQNADIVLEDVRVPESHRLQNANSFRDTAAVLRLTRAEVAWAAVGTAIGAYEAAVDYATRREQFGKPIASHQLVQDLLSRSLGNITASIALCTRVSQMLDQGVQRDEHASLAKAFATTAMRETVALCREALGGNGIVLDYDVARFHADAEALYSYEGTREMNSLIVGRAITGVGAFV, from the coding sequence ATGACCTTCCCGACCCTCGCCAGTGACTTCTACGCCTTCGAGAGCCAGCTCGCCGAGCACGAGCAGCGCGAGCTGGTGCGCCTGCGCACCTTCCTCGAGACCGAGGTCAAGCCGGTCGTCAACGACTACTGGGACCGCGCCGAGTTCCCCCGGCAGATCCTTCCCGGCCTGCACGCGCAGCAGGTCTTCGGAAACCTGTGGGAGGAGACCAAGGCCGGCGACTTCAGTGCCGTCTACAGCGGCTGGACCGCCCTCGAGCTGGCTCGCGTCGACGCGAGCGTCGCCACCTACGTCGGCGTGCAGAACGGACTCGCCATGGGGTCGATCGGCGTCGCCGGCTCGCCCGAGCAGCGCGCCGAGTGGCTGCCCAAGCTGAAGACCGGCGAGGTGATCGGCGCCTTCGGCCTGACCGAGCCGCTGTCGGGCAGCGACTCGGCCCAGGGCCTGCGGACCACCGCCACCCGCGACGGCGACCACTGGGTGCTGAACGGCGCCAAGCGCTGGATCGGCAACGCCACCTGGAGCGACATCACGATCATCTGGGCGAAGAGCACGGAGGACGGCCAGGTGAAGGGCTTCATCGTGCCGACCAGCACCCCCGGCTACACGGCGACGAAGATCGAGCGCAAGCAGGCCCTGCGCATCGTGCAGAACGCCGACATCGTGCTCGAGGACGTGCGCGTGCCCGAGAGCCACCGGCTGCAGAACGCGAACTCGTTCCGCGACACCGCGGCGGTGCTGCGCCTGACCCGCGCCGAGGTCGCCTGGGCCGCCGTCGGCACGGCGATCGGCGCCTACGAGGCCGCGGTCGACTACGCGACGCGCCGCGAGCAGTTCGGCAAGCCGATCGCGAGCCACCAGCTGGTGCAAGACCTGCTCAGCCGCAGCCTCGGCAACATCACCGCGAGCATCGCGCTGTGCACGCGCGTCTCGCAGATGCTCGACCAGGGCGTGCAGCGCGACGAGCACGCCTCGCTGGCCAAGGCCTTCGCGACGACGGCGATGCGCGAGACCGTCGCGCTGTGCCGGGAGGCTCTCGGCGGCAACGGCATCGTGCTCGACTACGACGTCGCGCGGTTCCACGCCGACGCTGAGGCGCTGTACAGCTACGAGGGCACGCGCGAGATGAACTCGCTCATCGTCGGGCGCGCGATCACCGGCGTAGGCGCCTTCGTCTGA
- a CDS encoding O-antigen ligase family protein — MRPDALRALRDALGSPRATQVLTEVIITVALVTHAVRAFVGWPGAIAILTTLIVLASVSLAGQPERAEWRGVLPVSLLALFSLMAVSIIWSQYTWASLGGIAYAIAFGVLGVYIALVRDLIQLVRAMGNALRAILTGSFVLEILSGVIIDTPFAWIGISGDLAAGGPIQGLAGTRNALAFLGALAVLSFWIEYRTRSVPRGLTAYSLTLAAATIVFARSPVSLLVLAAVLAAGLALVVLRRLQPVARRATQSVLLVAAMIGAMIAWIFRDSVITVVDATADVQARTSVWSAVSGLIDQQPALGWGWVGHWPVTVYPFSSVRSSAGLQPDSALNAYVDIGLQLGLAGLIVLVTALGLAFVRAWLVASDRRSTVYVWPALTLVLLMTTSLTESYLLFEGGLLLFVTSAFAAARNRSWRRRLA; from the coding sequence ATGAGGCCGGATGCCCTGCGCGCGCTGCGCGACGCCCTCGGATCGCCCCGCGCGACCCAGGTGCTCACCGAGGTCATCATCACGGTGGCCCTCGTCACCCACGCGGTGCGCGCGTTCGTCGGCTGGCCGGGCGCCATCGCGATCCTGACGACCCTGATCGTGCTCGCCTCGGTATCGCTCGCGGGACAGCCCGAGCGCGCCGAGTGGCGGGGGGTGCTGCCCGTCTCCCTCCTCGCACTGTTCTCGCTCATGGCCGTGAGCATCATCTGGAGCCAGTACACCTGGGCGTCCCTGGGGGGCATCGCCTACGCGATCGCCTTCGGCGTCCTCGGCGTCTACATCGCGCTCGTGCGCGACCTCATCCAGCTGGTGCGGGCGATGGGCAACGCCCTCCGGGCGATCCTCACCGGCTCGTTCGTGCTCGAGATCCTCAGTGGCGTGATCATCGACACCCCCTTCGCTTGGATCGGCATCAGCGGCGACCTGGCGGCGGGAGGTCCGATCCAGGGACTGGCCGGCACTCGCAACGCGCTCGCCTTCCTCGGCGCGCTGGCCGTGCTGAGCTTCTGGATCGAATACCGCACCCGGTCGGTGCCGCGCGGGCTCACGGCGTACTCGCTGACGCTGGCCGCGGCCACGATCGTGTTCGCGCGGTCGCCGGTGTCGCTGCTGGTGCTGGCGGCCGTCCTGGCCGCCGGGCTCGCGCTGGTGGTCCTCCGCCGCCTCCAGCCGGTCGCGCGCCGCGCGACGCAGAGCGTGCTGCTCGTCGCCGCGATGATCGGGGCGATGATCGCCTGGATCTTCCGCGACAGCGTGATCACCGTGGTCGACGCCACCGCCGACGTACAGGCGCGCACGAGCGTCTGGTCGGCCGTGAGCGGCCTCATCGACCAACAGCCGGCACTCGGCTGGGGCTGGGTCGGGCACTGGCCGGTCACCGTCTATCCGTTCTCGAGCGTGCGCTCGAGCGCCGGTCTGCAGCCCGACTCGGCGCTCAACGCCTACGTCGACATCGGGCTCCAGCTGGGACTCGCGGGGCTCATCGTGCTCGTGACCGCGCTCGGGCTCGCCTTCGTGCGGGCCTGGCTGGTGGCGAGCGACCGCCGGAGCACCGTCTACGTCTGGCCCGCTCTGACCCTGGTGCTGCTCATGACGACGAGCCTCACCGAGAGCTACCTGCTCTTCGAGGGGGGCCTGCTGCTCTTCGTCACCAGCGCGTTCGCCGCTGCCCGCAACCGCTCGTGGCGGCGGCGCCTGGCGTGA
- a CDS encoding WhiB family transcriptional regulator, giving the protein MSEYRNTVPGDWFVDPVRLGVPGVRRPRDTDDDALAWQADALCAQTDPEAFFPEKGGSTRDAKKICTSCEVKAECLEYALQNDERFGIWGGLSERERRKLRRRA; this is encoded by the coding sequence ATGAGCGAGTACCGGAACACCGTTCCCGGCGATTGGTTCGTCGACCCCGTGCGCCTGGGCGTGCCGGGCGTCCGCCGCCCGCGCGATACCGACGACGACGCTCTCGCCTGGCAGGCCGACGCTCTCTGCGCGCAGACCGACCCCGAGGCGTTCTTCCCCGAGAAGGGCGGATCGACGCGCGACGCGAAGAAGATCTGCACCTCGTGCGAGGTCAAGGCGGAGTGTCTCGAGTACGCCCTGCAGAACGACGAGCGCTTCGGAATCTGGGGCGGCCTCAGCGAGCGCGAGCGCCGCAAGCTGCGCCGCCGCGCCTGA
- the manA gene encoding mannose-6-phosphate isomerase, class I, with product MLLRITNAARPYPWGSYDAIAAFRALPPSGGPEAEVWLGTHPGSPALLADEPGTTLAAWLAEHRPGVAVPFLVKILAAAAPLSLQAHPTPEQARAGFAREEAAGIPVDAPHRNYRDDNAKPEMIVALSDPFLALCGFRPVAEARAELAAVGDARLAPLVERLVDESALREVVPWLLRRGPEVDGVVDALREWSEGDRSLTASTVRRLAAAYPGDPGVAISTLMHTVSLAPGEALYLPAGNLHAYLEGLGIEVMATSDNVLRGGLTSKHVDVDELLRVVDFRPITEPRMRPAVEGARRVFRPDVPDFAVQVVTVAGAEETVPLSGPAIVISIGGDCRLDDGATLRRGEAAYVDERAALLVGGTGTLLVATANAV from the coding sequence GTGCTGCTCCGCATCACCAATGCTGCCCGTCCGTACCCGTGGGGCTCGTACGACGCCATCGCGGCGTTCCGCGCACTGCCCCCGAGCGGTGGGCCCGAGGCCGAGGTCTGGCTCGGTACGCATCCCGGCTCACCGGCGCTGCTCGCCGATGAGCCGGGGACCACGCTCGCCGCCTGGCTCGCCGAGCACCGCCCCGGGGTCGCTGTGCCGTTCCTGGTGAAGATCCTCGCGGCCGCCGCGCCGCTCTCGCTCCAGGCGCATCCGACGCCTGAGCAGGCCCGGGCCGGGTTCGCGCGCGAGGAGGCCGCGGGCATCCCCGTCGATGCGCCGCACCGCAACTACCGCGACGACAACGCGAAGCCCGAGATGATCGTCGCCCTCAGCGACCCCTTCCTGGCGCTGTGCGGGTTCCGGCCCGTCGCAGAGGCGCGCGCCGAGCTCGCCGCCGTCGGCGATGCACGGCTCGCCCCGCTCGTCGAGCGCCTGGTCGACGAGTCGGCACTGCGCGAAGTCGTGCCCTGGCTGCTGCGCCGCGGTCCCGAGGTCGACGGGGTCGTGGATGCCCTCCGCGAGTGGTCGGAGGGCGACCGATCGCTCACCGCGTCGACGGTGCGCCGGCTCGCCGCCGCGTACCCGGGCGACCCGGGCGTTGCCATCTCGACCCTCATGCACACGGTGTCCCTCGCTCCCGGCGAGGCTCTCTACCTGCCGGCCGGCAACCTGCACGCCTACCTCGAGGGCCTCGGCATCGAGGTGATGGCGACGAGCGACAACGTCCTCCGAGGCGGACTTACCAGCAAGCACGTCGACGTCGACGAACTCCTCCGTGTCGTCGACTTCCGACCGATCACGGAACCCAGGATGCGGCCCGCGGTCGAGGGCGCGCGCCGCGTGTTCCGCCCCGATGTTCCCGACTTCGCCGTGCAGGTCGTCACCGTCGCCGGCGCCGAGGAGACGGTGCCCCTGAGCGGCCCGGCGATCGTGATCAGCATCGGCGGCGACTGCCGGCTCGACGACGGTGCGACCCTGCGGCGCGGTGAGGCGGCCTACGTCGATGAGCGCGCCGCGTTGCTCGTGGGCGGCACCGGCACGCTGCTGGTCGCGACGGCCAACGCCGTCTGA
- the galE gene encoding UDP-glucose 4-epimerase GalE encodes MSTASSPWLVTGGAGYIGAHVVRALTAAGMPAVVLDDLSSGHAAFVPADVPFVRASVLDAAAVDAVLGEHAVAGVIHVAGFKYAGVSVERPLHTYEQNVTGMITLLEAMQRHGVQRCVFSSSAAVYGAVDVDLVTEETPKSPTSPYGESKLIGEWLLRDQEVAAGLRHTSLRYFNVVGSGDPAVRDTSPHNLFPLVFDALAEGRQPRINGTDYPTPDGTCVRDYIHVADLALAHVAAARRLEAGEPIEPAYNLGSGDGVSVRQIMDAVAEVTGIAVTPELAPRRPGDPPRIVASGALAARDLGWKMRHTLAEMVASAWEARRASGA; translated from the coding sequence ATGTCCACCGCATCCTCGCCCTGGCTCGTCACCGGCGGCGCCGGCTACATCGGAGCGCACGTCGTGCGCGCCCTCACCGCCGCGGGCATGCCCGCCGTCGTGCTCGACGACCTCTCGAGCGGTCACGCCGCGTTCGTGCCCGCCGACGTGCCCTTCGTGCGCGCATCCGTTCTCGATGCGGCGGCGGTGGATGCGGTGCTCGGCGAGCACGCGGTGGCCGGGGTCATCCATGTCGCCGGCTTCAAGTACGCGGGCGTGAGCGTCGAGCGGCCGCTGCACACCTACGAGCAGAACGTCACCGGCATGATCACGCTGCTCGAGGCGATGCAGCGCCACGGCGTGCAGCGGTGCGTGTTCTCGTCCTCGGCCGCCGTCTACGGCGCGGTCGATGTCGACCTGGTCACCGAGGAGACCCCGAAGAGCCCGACCAGCCCGTACGGCGAGTCGAAGCTGATCGGCGAGTGGCTGCTGCGCGACCAGGAGGTCGCGGCGGGGCTGCGGCACACCAGCCTGCGCTACTTCAACGTCGTGGGCTCGGGCGACCCCGCCGTGCGGGACACCAGCCCGCACAATCTCTTCCCGCTCGTGTTCGACGCGCTCGCCGAAGGACGGCAGCCGCGCATCAACGGCACCGACTACCCGACGCCTGACGGAACCTGTGTGCGCGACTACATCCACGTCGCCGACCTGGCGCTCGCGCATGTCGCCGCCGCCCGTCGGCTCGAGGCCGGCGAGCCGATCGAGCCCGCGTACAACCTGGGCTCGGGTGACGGCGTCTCGGTGCGCCAGATCATGGATGCGGTGGCCGAGGTCACCGGTATCGCCGTGACGCCCGAGCTCGCGCCTCGTCGCCCGGGCGATCCCCCGCGCATCGTGGCGAGCGGCGCGCTCGCGGCGCGCGACCTGGGCTGGAAGATGCGCCACACCCTCGCCGAGATGGTCGCGTCGGCGTGGGAGGCGCGGCGGGCGTCTGGAGCCTGA
- a CDS encoding IS481 family transposase, which translates to MELHANARLSVEGRRLLCRRVRELNWKVADAAFAGGISERRAYEWLARFDAGETLADRSSRPKSSPKKTPASVEAAIVRLRTLRKTASTIAAILQMAVSTVCAVLARVGLNRLSKLEPVEPANRYCRRHAGELIHLDIKTLGRFRRPGKRALGQGADRRSRKAGWEAVHVAVDDATRLSYVEVLPDQTAATTVGFLHRAIAWFARHGVIVQEVMTDNGSAYVSRLWAATCAEVGLVHIRTRPYRPRTNGKAERFIQTLLREWAYAATYRDSDHRRAVLPEWVRYYNTQRPHGSLGHKAPMTVLAAA; encoded by the coding sequence ATGGAGCTTCACGCTAATGCCCGTTTGTCTGTTGAAGGTCGACGACTGCTGTGTCGACGCGTTCGCGAGCTGAACTGGAAGGTCGCCGACGCGGCCTTCGCGGGCGGGATCAGCGAACGTCGCGCCTACGAATGGTTGGCCCGGTTCGATGCCGGCGAAACCCTCGCTGACCGGTCGTCACGGCCGAAGTCGTCCCCGAAGAAGACCCCAGCCAGTGTTGAAGCGGCCATCGTGCGCCTGCGAACACTGCGCAAAACGGCGTCCACGATCGCTGCGATCCTGCAGATGGCGGTCTCGACAGTCTGCGCGGTGCTGGCCCGCGTCGGGTTGAACCGACTGTCGAAGTTGGAGCCCGTCGAGCCGGCGAACCGGTATTGCCGTCGCCATGCCGGGGAGCTGATCCACCTGGACATCAAGACGTTGGGCCGCTTCCGCCGCCCCGGCAAACGCGCCCTCGGCCAGGGAGCAGACCGACGCAGTCGGAAAGCCGGTTGGGAGGCGGTGCATGTCGCCGTCGATGATGCGACCCGACTGTCTTACGTGGAGGTGTTGCCTGACCAGACGGCTGCGACCACGGTCGGGTTCCTGCACCGCGCGATCGCGTGGTTCGCCCGGCATGGCGTGATCGTGCAGGAGGTGATGACCGACAACGGGTCCGCGTATGTCTCCCGGCTGTGGGCGGCAACGTGCGCCGAGGTGGGGCTGGTGCATATTCGCACGCGCCCGTACCGGCCGCGCACGAACGGCAAGGCCGAACGGTTCATCCAGACGCTGTTGCGGGAATGGGCGTACGCGGCGACCTACCGCGACAGTGACCACCGACGAGCGGTGCTGCCAGAATGGGTGCGCTACTACAACACTCAGCGACCCCACGGTTCCCTCGGCCACAAGGCGCCCATGACCGTCCTCGCGGCGGCATGA